Proteins encoded in a region of the Flavobacteriaceae bacterium HL-DH10 genome:
- a CDS encoding RagB/SusD family nutrient uptake outer membrane protein: MKNIKNNILLVIIMTGFLVSCSTDFLEEKTELNQATTQIYEDENLSRTYINGLYKLVVAPNDKDLSNYHLMAFIHGNESLFGSATDEKGDENDLNKEYTSILNTNNHCLKSIYSKSVDNDIWGMIRYCNEYFDNVDNYEGLSDEFKNTAKGQFYYFRGLLYFELVRLYGGVPIITTNKTELDIEIPRSSSGEVINQIVADLDMAEALLPTSWSGSDYGRVTNLSASALKGRVLLTWASPLFNRTDDQARWQRAYDACKSAYDVCTAAGKGLNPDWKNMWFEEEGNPEAITVVGYNNHDDSDRKNNANERKARSRAAGGDGSISPTKNIMDAFPMKDGTAYDPNSNLNDFYKDRDPRFYNTFSYNGSIWPWSQEPEWKNWTYYWHDEAGGDPENSTEQDNNATGVYLRKFTNDNFEYDDDDKFRYSGTDYMEFRFAEVVLNLAEAAVGIDNLSEAKGYLKKIRERAGIENNDGDYGLSAVSSRDQHFAACINERKVELAYENKRFFDLRRWLLFNDNFGTVTQLNQTPIDGIRRQGYYVVVKDYVGSDDPLKGDIIDRDADASNYPAGVTTYEEYVDYLYDNYFEVVVRDDVDDNGFSFTWYDEYYFFGIYEDALKKSPYLKQTQGWGNGFGAGVFDPLAE, translated from the coding sequence ATGAAAAATATAAAAAATAACATTCTGTTAGTTATTATTATGACAGGATTTTTAGTGAGCTGTAGTACAGACTTTCTAGAAGAAAAGACTGAGTTAAATCAAGCAACAACTCAGATTTATGAAGATGAAAATTTGTCAAGAACATACATTAATGGTTTATATAAACTTGTTGTAGCACCAAATGATAAAGATTTATCTAATTACCATCTTATGGCATTTATTCATGGGAACGAATCTTTATTTGGATCAGCAACTGATGAAAAAGGAGATGAGAATGATTTAAATAAAGAGTATACCTCGATTTTAAATACAAATAATCATTGTTTAAAATCTATATATAGTAAGAGTGTGGATAACGATATATGGGGTATGATCAGATATTGTAATGAATATTTTGATAATGTAGATAATTATGAAGGGCTTAGTGATGAATTTAAAAATACAGCTAAAGGTCAGTTTTATTATTTTAGAGGGCTTCTTTATTTTGAATTGGTAAGATTGTATGGTGGTGTACCAATAATTACAACAAACAAGACTGAATTAGATATAGAAATACCTAGAAGTAGCTCAGGAGAAGTTATCAATCAAATTGTAGCGGATTTAGATATGGCAGAAGCATTATTGCCTACCTCATGGAGTGGTAGTGATTATGGTCGTGTAACAAATTTAAGTGCCTCTGCTTTAAAAGGACGTGTGTTATTAACTTGGGCAAGTCCTCTTTTTAACAGAACTGATGATCAAGCTAGATGGCAACGTGCTTATGATGCCTGTAAATCAGCATATGATGTTTGTACAGCTGCTGGAAAAGGGTTGAACCCAGATTGGAAAAACATGTGGTTTGAAGAAGAAGGGAATCCAGAAGCTATTACGGTTGTTGGATACAACAATCATGATGATTCTGATAGAAAGAATAATGCTAACGAAAGAAAAGCACGTTCTAGAGCAGCAGGAGGAGATGGAAGTATTTCTCCAACTAAAAATATTATGGATGCATTTCCAATGAAAGATGGTACAGCTTATGATCCTAACAGTAATCTTAATGATTTTTATAAAGATAGAGATCCAAGATTTTATAATACGTTTTCATATAATGGATCTATTTGGCCTTGGAGTCAAGAGCCAGAATGGAAAAACTGGACTTACTATTGGCATGATGAAGCAGGAGGAGATCCTGAAAATTCTACCGAACAGGATAACAATGCGACAGGAGTCTATTTAAGAAAATTTACTAATGATAATTTTGAATATGATGATGACGATAAGTTTAGATATAGCGGAACAGATTATATGGAATTTCGTTTTGCAGAAGTAGTTTTAAACTTAGCAGAAGCAGCAGTTGGAATTGATAATTTATCAGAAGCTAAAGGTTATTTAAAAAAGATTAGAGAAAGAGCTGGTATAGAGAATAATGATGGAGACTATGGTTTGTCTGCTGTAAGCTCAAGAGATCAACATTTTGCGGCTTGTATTAACGAAAGAAAAGTAGAATTAGCATATGAAAATAAACGTTTCTTTGATTTAAGACGTTGGTTACTTTTTAATGATAATTTTGGTACTGTAACTCAATTAAATCAAACACCTATTGATGGAATTAGAAGACAAGGATATTATGTTGTTGTTAAAGATTATGTGGGAAGTGATGATCCTTTAAAAGGAGACATTATTGATAGAGATGCAGATGCTTCTAATTACCCTGCAGGTGTAACAACTTATGAAGAATATGTAGATTATTTATACGATAATTATTTTGAGGTTGTTGTTAGAGATGATGTAGATGATAATGGTTTTTCTTTTACATGGTATGATGAGTATTACTTTTTTGGAATTTATGAAGATGCTCTTAAAAAATCACCATATTTAAAACAAACTCAAGGATGGGGTAACGGATTTGGAGCCGGTGTTTTTGATCCTTTAGCAGAATAA
- a CDS encoding polysaccharide lyase: MNKFNFILIILFLGITNAYAQYPKLTDEDRAKEKAIKDEAYKHSDEAWEKAKIIVQKEAREGKPYIPWAGRPTDLPQASIPAFPGAEGGGMYTFGGRGGNVYTVTSLADDGPGSLREACEKGGARIIVFNVAGIIKLKTPLIVRAPYITIAGQTAPGDGICVSGESFWIDTHDVIIRHMRFRRGDTFVGRRDDAIGGNPVGNIMLDHISATWGLDENMSIYRHMYSPGADYKDEKKPTVNITIQNSLFGEALDTYNHAFGSTLGGENCAFIRNMWASNAGRNPSIGWNGIFNFVNNVMFNWVHRSVDGGDYTAKYNIINNYFKPGPLTPKDAPISYRILKPEAGRSKLDTMVYGRAYVKGNIVDKNPAITKNNWAGGVQIEGKDGELLSFKDAKPYFDYMNASTPFPMPWFKEIMSADEAYNFVINNAGATLPIRDVVDTRIARTVKTGEPEYIKGLDPDSFYQFKHRRLPKDSYKKGIITDISQVGGYPEYNGTPYQDSDKDGMPDKWEEKYGLNPNDASDANGDKNKDGYTNIEDYINGNNPKKYKDWTDLKNNENSLKERLLQ, encoded by the coding sequence ATGAATAAGTTTAATTTTATTTTAATAATCCTATTTCTAGGAATTACAAATGCTTATGCCCAATATCCAAAGCTTACAGATGAGGATAGAGCTAAAGAGAAAGCTATTAAAGATGAAGCTTATAAGCACTCAGACGAGGCTTGGGAAAAAGCTAAAATTATAGTTCAAAAAGAAGCTAGGGAAGGAAAACCATATATTCCTTGGGCAGGACGACCAACAGATTTGCCACAAGCAAGTATACCTGCTTTTCCAGGTGCTGAAGGAGGAGGCATGTACACGTTTGGTGGTCGTGGTGGAAATGTTTATACAGTTACAAGTTTAGCAGATGATGGACCAGGTTCTTTACGTGAAGCATGTGAAAAAGGAGGAGCAAGAATTATTGTATTTAATGTTGCAGGGATAATTAAACTTAAAACTCCATTAATTGTTCGAGCACCATATATAACCATTGCAGGTCAAACTGCACCAGGAGATGGGATTTGTGTTTCAGGCGAATCGTTTTGGATAGATACACACGATGTTATTATTCGCCACATGCGTTTTCGTAGAGGCGATACGTTTGTTGGTAGAAGAGACGATGCTATTGGTGGTAATCCAGTTGGAAATATCATGTTAGATCATATTTCAGCAACTTGGGGATTAGACGAAAATATGTCTATTTATCGCCATATGTATAGTCCAGGAGCCGATTATAAAGATGAGAAAAAACCGACCGTTAACATTACTATTCAAAACAGTTTATTTGGTGAAGCTTTAGATACGTATAATCATGCTTTTGGTAGTACTTTAGGTGGTGAGAACTGTGCGTTTATTAGAAATATGTGGGCTAGTAATGCTGGAAGAAATCCTTCTATAGGGTGGAATGGTATTTTTAATTTTGTGAATAATGTGATGTTTAATTGGGTACATCGTTCTGTAGATGGGGGAGATTATACAGCTAAATACAATATTATCAATAACTATTTTAAACCAGGTCCATTAACACCTAAAGATGCTCCTATAAGTTATCGTATTTTAAAACCAGAAGCTGGTAGAAGTAAACTAGATACTATGGTTTATGGTCGTGCTTATGTTAAAGGAAATATAGTAGATAAAAACCCAGCAATCACAAAAAATAATTGGGCAGGTGGTGTACAGATTGAAGGTAAAGATGGGGAGCTTTTGAGTTTTAAAGATGCTAAACCATATTTCGATTATATGAATGCGAGTACTCCTTTCCCAATGCCTTGGTTTAAGGAAATTATGTCTGCAGATGAGGCTTACAATTTTGTGATTAATAATGCAGGAGCAACATTACCAATAAGAGATGTTGTGGATACAAGAATAGCAAGAACAGTTAAAACAGGAGAGCCAGAATATATTAAAGGACTAGATCCAGATTCTTTTTATCAATTTAAACACAGACGCCTTCCTAAAGATTCATACAAAAAAGGAATTATTACAGATATTTCTCAAGTAGGTGGTTATCCTGAATACAATGGAACACCTTATCAAGATTCAGATAAAGATGGGATGCCAGATAAGTGGGAAGAAAAATATGGTTTAAATCCAAATGATGCTTCAGATGCAAATGGAGATAAAAATAAAGATGGTTATACTAATATTGAGGATTATATAAATGGTAATAATCCAAAAAAATATAAGGATTGGACAGATTTAAAGAACAATGAAAATTCTTTAAAAGAGCGATTACTTCAGTAA
- a CDS encoding DUF3826 domain-containing protein produces MSIKKISLNIVFFTLVIVGLNAQQHLDPEYIKVTKGRASKIVKELELSDSEKEAAVISVIAKQYQNLSKFQDERDAEIDALKKNKLSKEKQNKKIDKVKAKANKSIEKLHKIYLKQLSVHLNEEKVDAVKDGMTYSVLPKTYAAFLEMIPSLSQEEKDYIYNNLKEAREQAMDGGSSKEKHAWFGKYKGRINNYLSARGYDLEKERDGWYKRIEEQKNKSE; encoded by the coding sequence ATGTCAATTAAAAAAATAAGTTTAAATATTGTATTTTTTACGTTAGTCATAGTGGGTTTAAATGCACAACAGCATCTAGACCCAGAGTATATAAAAGTTACAAAAGGTAGAGCTTCAAAAATTGTAAAAGAACTTGAGTTGTCTGATTCAGAAAAAGAAGCCGCAGTAATAAGTGTTATTGCAAAACAATATCAAAACTTGAGTAAATTTCAAGACGAAAGAGATGCAGAAATTGACGCATTAAAAAAAAATAAGCTTTCAAAAGAAAAGCAAAACAAAAAAATAGATAAGGTAAAAGCTAAAGCAAATAAATCAATTGAGAAGTTGCATAAAATATATCTTAAGCAGTTATCGGTTCATTTAAATGAAGAAAAAGTTGATGCTGTTAAAGATGGTATGACTTATAGTGTTTTGCCAAAAACATATGCGGCATTTTTAGAAATGATACCAAGTCTTTCTCAAGAGGAAAAGGATTATATATACAACAATTTAAAAGAGGCTAGAGAACAAGCCATGGATGGTGGTTCATCTAAAGAAAAGCATGCTTGGTTCGGAAAATATAAGGGAAGAATTAATAACTATTTGTCGGCAAGAGGATATGATTTAGAGAAAGAAAGAGATGGATGGTACAAACGAATAGAAGAACAAAAAAACAAGTCTGAATAA
- a CDS encoding polysaccharide lyase, giving the protein MQNSSIYSFKRLLPLITFTAVFQLAFAQYPEIPHDLQAKTDTVLAKENVRLHKIWEDNYHIIVEEAKHGKPYIPWAAYPSDLIKADIPAFPGAEGGAAFTPGGRGGKIFVVTSLEDSGKGTFREACEAVGARTIVFNVSGIIQLKKPISVRAPYITIAGQTAPGNGICIAGESVLLDTHDIIIRHMRFRRGATDVTRRDDGLGGNVIGNVIIDHCSVSWGLDENISLYRHQFQANKKSKLEKLPAVNVTIQNTISSEGLDTYNHAFGSTIGGLNSTFIRNLWANNISRNPSIGMYGSFNFVNNVLFNWWNRSLDGGDYRSMFNIINNYFKPGPITPEDKPIRYRILKPESGYMEPKTFGRAYVSGNYVVGSPEVTANNWDGGVQIENRLHTEAKDYLELIKQDKPFEMAHLTIMDTQKAYEFVLNNVGATLPKRDAVDKRIINYVRTGKITYKEGLENTIGKEFIKRRLPADSYKKGIITHPDQVGGYPNYSGKSYKDSDGDGISDKWEKKYGLNPKDASDANKDLNGDGYTNIEKYINGINPLERVDWTKIENNTDTLAKLPNGLLQ; this is encoded by the coding sequence ATGCAAAATTCAAGTATTTATTCATTTAAAAGATTATTGCCGTTAATAACCTTTACTGCTGTATTTCAGTTGGCATTTGCTCAATATCCAGAAATACCTCATGATCTTCAGGCGAAAACAGATACAGTATTAGCGAAAGAAAATGTTAGACTGCATAAAATATGGGAAGATAATTATCATATTATAGTTGAAGAAGCCAAGCACGGTAAGCCGTATATTCCATGGGCAGCCTATCCATCCGATTTAATAAAAGCCGATATTCCTGCATTTCCAGGAGCAGAAGGTGGTGCTGCGTTTACACCTGGTGGTCGTGGCGGAAAAATATTTGTAGTCACCAGTTTAGAAGATTCAGGCAAAGGTACTTTTAGGGAAGCTTGTGAAGCAGTAGGAGCCAGAACCATTGTTTTTAATGTTTCTGGAATAATTCAATTGAAAAAGCCTATTAGTGTGCGAGCGCCTTATATTACAATTGCAGGACAAACAGCACCAGGTAATGGTATTTGTATTGCGGGAGAATCGGTATTATTAGATACACACGATATTATTATTCGTCACATGCGTTTTCGTCGTGGTGCTACCGATGTCACTAGACGAGACGACGGTTTGGGAGGCAATGTTATTGGTAATGTTATTATTGATCATTGTTCGGTAAGTTGGGGATTAGATGAAAATATTTCATTATACCGTCATCAATTTCAGGCTAATAAAAAATCAAAGTTAGAAAAATTACCAGCGGTAAATGTTACCATTCAAAACACGATTTCATCTGAAGGTTTAGATACTTATAATCATGCTTTCGGAAGTACTATTGGAGGTTTAAATAGTACCTTTATTAGAAATTTATGGGCTAATAATATTTCTAGAAATCCATCTATTGGGATGTACGGTAGTTTTAATTTTGTAAATAACGTGTTGTTTAACTGGTGGAATCGTTCCTTAGATGGAGGCGATTATCGCTCCATGTTTAATATTATAAATAATTATTTTAAACCAGGCCCAATAACACCAGAGGATAAGCCAATTCGTTACAGAATTTTAAAACCAGAATCAGGTTACATGGAGCCTAAAACCTTTGGTCGCGCTTATGTTTCTGGAAATTATGTTGTGGGATCTCCAGAAGTTACTGCTAATAACTGGGATGGCGGCGTTCAAATTGAAAACAGATTGCATACAGAAGCTAAAGACTATTTAGAGCTTATCAAGCAAGACAAACCATTTGAAATGGCACATCTTACTATAATGGATACCCAGAAAGCTTATGAATTTGTTTTAAACAATGTAGGTGCTACGCTTCCTAAAAGAGATGCTGTGGATAAACGTATTATTAATTATGTTAGAACGGGAAAGATAACTTATAAAGAAGGTTTAGAAAATACGATTGGTAAGGAGTTTATTAAAAGAAGATTACCTGCCGATTCTTATAAAAAAGGCATTATTACACACCCAGACCAAGTTGGTGGATACCCAAATTATTCTGGGAAATCTTATAAAGATTCTGATGGCGATGGCATTTCAGATAAATGGGAGAAAAAATATGGATTGAATCCTAAGGATGCTTCCGATGCTAATAAAGATTTAAATGGCGATGGCTATACTAATATTGAAAAATATATTAATGGTATCAATCCATTAGAAAGAGTCGATTGGACAAAAATAGAAAATAACACCGATACGTTGGCAAAATTACCAAACGGATTGTTACAATAA
- a CDS encoding DUF6298 domain-containing protein, protein MFNGAGFLFLIPQVFAQAKFPDIVKNEKGKVTHVADSLGNKIPDFSFAGYQASEVQIPNVEAQIFVPKQVTDATENIQAAINYVSSLKPNASGFRGAVLLDKGIFKIDGTLYIKQSGVVLRGSGNNINETVLLGTGIKREAIISVFGVNDKKLKDTLSFNIDYTPLGAQKIQLKDASKLKVLDDIIIEKPLTQNWIDTLQMNEFGGETGWIGWKTRDWDITWNRVVKSIKGNEVTLNAPLTMVLDDTYGKAQVISYSWPGRIEQIGIENLSIQSTFDASNSKDELHRWFGVTMQYVKNAWVRQVNFKHLAGGAVSLLKSAQQITVEDCIATEPISEIAAFRRHTFYTEGEQTLFQRCYSENGYHDFAVGGFGTTGPNAFVQCESYLPFSNSGTIGSWATGVLFDVVKIDGGALGYENREQRGRGAGWSAANSVIWETSASKIGCYSPPTAQNWAFGVWGGIMTGNGHWKDVNNHITPRSLFYAQLENRLEQLPFNAFVFDTGSEPSSSPTIEQAEQLTKEALKPVVILPEWINQVSKQNVIPTHSENVKSIKDLKLKPFRESENKKALKVEIKNGWLTFNDQVIIGNQSNVQWWRGSLRDHDIRNASSHVTRFVPGRTGAGFTDNLQDVVTNFSKNNTIALEHNYGLWYERRMDDHERTRRIDADVWPPFYEQPFARTGTGLAWDHLSKYDLTTYNDWYWTRLKCFADLAQSNGQLLINQQYFQHNIIEAGAHWSSSPWRSANNVNNTGFPEPPPYAGDKRIFMAEQFYDVTNPVRKKLHQQFIRKSLENFDGNSNVIQLTSAEYTGPLHFMEFWLEEVQKWKDETGKNGIIGLSATKDVQDAILEDDKFTKTVDLIDIRYWHYREDGTAYAPEGGKNLAPRQHARKMKTGKETEEQVYRAIKEYRSKYPEKIVLYSTNASPRFGWSVLMAGGSLANIPKIKIPGFYKALAEMKVDENQNVNSDFWTLKASGDSYLFYLKNTNKINIDLSESKGRYQVFWIDTSSGDVISTNSIQGKSKHLLSNPTNKKVAVFINKK, encoded by the coding sequence GTGTTTAATGGTGCTGGCTTTCTTTTTTTAATACCTCAGGTTTTTGCTCAAGCAAAGTTTCCAGATATTGTAAAAAATGAAAAAGGAAAAGTTACACATGTTGCAGATAGTTTAGGGAATAAAATTCCCGACTTTTCTTTTGCTGGTTATCAGGCTTCAGAAGTACAAATTCCAAATGTGGAAGCCCAAATATTTGTGCCAAAACAAGTAACAGATGCAACAGAAAACATTCAGGCAGCTATCAATTATGTTAGTAGTTTAAAACCCAATGCTTCTGGATTTAGAGGAGCCGTTTTGTTAGATAAAGGCATTTTTAAAATTGATGGTACTTTATACATAAAACAATCTGGAGTGGTGTTGCGTGGTAGCGGAAACAATATAAATGAAACCGTGCTTTTAGGTACGGGTATTAAACGCGAAGCTATTATTAGTGTATTTGGAGTAAACGATAAAAAGTTAAAAGATACTTTGAGTTTTAATATAGATTATACACCGCTTGGAGCTCAAAAGATTCAATTGAAAGACGCATCAAAGTTAAAAGTTTTAGATGATATTATCATTGAAAAACCTTTAACTCAAAATTGGATTGACACCTTACAAATGAATGAATTTGGAGGAGAAACTGGTTGGATAGGTTGGAAAACCAGAGACTGGGATATCACTTGGAATCGTGTGGTTAAAAGTATAAAAGGAAACGAAGTTACTTTAAATGCGCCTTTAACAATGGTTCTAGATGATACTTACGGAAAAGCTCAAGTGATTTCTTATTCTTGGCCAGGTAGAATAGAGCAAATTGGAATTGAAAATTTAAGTATACAGTCCACTTTTGATGCTTCCAATAGTAAAGATGAATTACATAGGTGGTTTGGAGTTACGATGCAGTATGTTAAAAATGCTTGGGTTCGTCAAGTTAATTTTAAGCATTTAGCAGGTGGAGCAGTTTCGTTATTAAAATCAGCACAACAAATTACGGTTGAAGATTGTATAGCAACTGAGCCTATTTCTGAGATTGCAGCATTTAGACGACATACATTTTATACGGAAGGTGAACAAACTTTATTTCAGCGTTGTTATTCAGAAAATGGATATCACGATTTTGCAGTTGGAGGTTTTGGAACAACAGGTCCGAATGCTTTTGTGCAATGTGAATCGTATTTGCCGTTTAGTAATAGTGGTACTATTGGTAGTTGGGCAACGGGTGTATTATTCGATGTTGTGAAAATTGATGGTGGAGCTTTAGGTTATGAAAATAGAGAACAAAGAGGAAGAGGTGCTGGTTGGTCTGCTGCTAACAGTGTGATTTGGGAAACTTCGGCTTCGAAAATAGGATGCTATAGTCCGCCAACAGCTCAAAATTGGGCGTTTGGTGTTTGGGGAGGAATTATGACAGGAAACGGTCATTGGAAAGACGTGAATAATCATATTACGCCGAGAAGTCTATTTTATGCGCAATTGGAAAATCGACTCGAACAGCTTCCATTTAATGCGTTTGTATTTGATACAGGTTCTGAACCTTCTTCAAGCCCAACGATTGAGCAAGCTGAACAATTAACAAAAGAAGCTTTAAAACCTGTGGTGATTCTGCCAGAATGGATCAATCAAGTTTCAAAACAAAATGTCATTCCTACACATTCAGAAAATGTAAAATCCATTAAAGATTTAAAACTAAAGCCTTTCCGCGAAAGCGAAAACAAGAAGGCTTTAAAAGTAGAAATCAAAAATGGTTGGCTTACTTTTAATGACCAAGTTATAATTGGAAATCAATCAAATGTACAATGGTGGCGAGGCAGTCTTAGAGATCATGATATTAGAAATGCTTCTTCACATGTAACTCGATTTGTCCCAGGAAGAACAGGCGCTGGTTTTACAGATAATTTACAAGACGTTGTAACTAATTTTTCAAAAAATAATACCATCGCTTTAGAACATAATTACGGATTGTGGTACGAACGCCGTATGGACGATCATGAACGCACGCGTAGAATTGATGCTGATGTTTGGCCACCATTTTACGAACAACCTTTTGCACGAACTGGAACCGGATTAGCTTGGGATCACCTAAGTAAATATGATTTAACAACTTACAACGATTGGTATTGGACTCGTTTAAAATGTTTTGCTGATTTAGCGCAATCTAACGGACAACTATTGATTAATCAGCAATATTTTCAGCATAATATTATAGAAGCTGGCGCACACTGGTCGAGTTCACCTTGGCGTTCAGCAAATAATGTAAATAATACAGGGTTCCCAGAGCCACCGCCATATGCTGGTGATAAGCGAATTTTTATGGCAGAGCAATTTTATGATGTAACAAACCCCGTTCGGAAAAAATTGCACCAACAGTTTATTAGAAAATCATTAGAGAATTTTGATGGAAATAGTAATGTTATTCAATTAACAAGTGCAGAATATACAGGACCTCTTCATTTTATGGAATTTTGGTTAGAAGAAGTTCAGAAATGGAAAGACGAAACGGGTAAAAATGGCATTATTGGTTTAAGTGCTACAAAGGATGTTCAAGATGCTATTTTAGAAGATGATAAGTTTACAAAAACAGTCGATTTAATAGATATTCGTTATTGGCATTACAGAGAAGACGGTACTGCATATGCGCCAGAAGGGGGTAAAAATTTAGCACCAAGACAGCATGCTCGTAAAATGAAAACAGGTAAAGAAACCGAAGAGCAAGTATATAGAGCTATAAAGGAATATCGTTCTAAATATCCTGAAAAAATAGTATTATATTCTACTAACGCATCACCAAGGTTTGGTTGGTCCGTTCTTATGGCAGGAGGTTCATTGGCTAATATTCCTAAGATAAAAATCCCTGGTTTTTATAAAGCTTTAGCTGAAATGAAAGTAGATGAAAATCAAAATGTCAACAGTGATTTTTGGACTTTAAAAGCTAGTGGAGATAGCTATTTGTTTTATTTAAAAAATACCAACAAAATTAATATAGATTTATCTGAATCTAAAGGAAGATATCAAGTTTTCTGGATAGATACTAGTAGTGGAGACGTGATTTCTACAAATAGCATTCAAGGAAAATCAAAGCACTTGCTATCAAATCCAACGAACAAAAAAGTAGCTGTTTTTATAAATAAGAAATAA
- a CDS encoding glycoside hydrolase family 140 protein — protein MIRNKKLFKVFTILGIVSLIISCKESKKETINIEPEVAGIQKLEVSNNGHYFQTEDGKPFFWLGDTGWLTFKKLNRDEIKTYFQDRKAKGFNVIQIMTLHSEEMTNIYGDSALVNKDVSKPLITEGNDFENPEMYDFWDHVDYALDVAEENDLYLGMVPIWGTSVKGGKVNLEQAKAYANFLGDRFKDRRNIIWLNGGDTPGEENTEIWNAIGSILKSKNPQALVTFHPFGRTDSSDNYHDVSWLDFNMFQSGHRRYDQETEGKMYAQDNYKYVNVDFNLKPTKPTLDGEPSYEGIPQGLHDTLQPLWTNNDLRRYAYWSVFAGGAGFTYGHNAVMQMFSAGDNPAYGNKKLWIDAINDPGAQQMKFVKDLILKFPYFNRIPDATLIANQGEKYDYLAATRGEDYALIYTYNARNISINMGKIKGEEVEASWYNPKNGAITKVGTFKNEGIQEFKPSGEPIDGNDWVLILTSKQ, from the coding sequence ATGATAAGAAATAAAAAACTCTTTAAAGTTTTTACAATTTTAGGTATCGTTAGTTTGATAATATCCTGTAAAGAATCAAAAAAAGAAACTATAAATATTGAACCAGAAGTGGCAGGTATACAAAAGCTTGAAGTTTCAAACAATGGACATTATTTTCAAACGGAAGATGGAAAACCTTTCTTTTGGTTGGGTGATACGGGTTGGTTAACTTTTAAAAAGTTGAATCGTGATGAGATTAAAACGTATTTTCAAGATAGAAAAGCCAAAGGGTTTAATGTGATTCAAATTATGACATTACATTCCGAAGAAATGACCAATATTTATGGTGATTCGGCTTTAGTAAACAAAGATGTTTCCAAACCATTAATTACAGAAGGGAACGATTTCGAAAATCCTGAAATGTATGATTTTTGGGATCATGTAGATTATGCTTTAGATGTTGCAGAAGAAAATGATTTATATCTAGGTATGGTGCCAATTTGGGGTACATCTGTAAAAGGAGGCAAGGTTAATTTAGAACAAGCAAAGGCCTATGCAAACTTTTTAGGAGATCGATTTAAAGATAGAAGAAATATTATTTGGTTAAATGGAGGCGATACCCCTGGTGAGGAAAATACTGAAATTTGGAATGCTATAGGGAGCATTCTTAAATCGAAAAACCCTCAAGCTTTAGTAACATTTCATCCCTTTGGACGTACCGATTCTTCCGATAATTATCACGATGTATCTTGGTTAGATTTTAATATGTTTCAATCGGGGCACAGACGATACGATCAAGAAACCGAAGGAAAAATGTATGCTCAGGACAACTACAAATATGTTAATGTAGATTTCAATTTAAAACCTACCAAGCCTACTTTAGATGGTGAGCCTTCGTATGAAGGTATTCCGCAAGGTTTACACGATACATTACAACCGTTGTGGACAAACAATGATTTACGTCGTTACGCATATTGGTCTGTTTTTGCAGGTGGAGCCGGTTTTACTTATGGACATAATGCTGTAATGCAAATGTTTAGCGCTGGCGATAATCCCGCTTATGGAAATAAAAAACTATGGATTGATGCCATAAACGACCCTGGAGCACAACAAATGAAGTTTGTAAAAGATTTAATTCTGAAATTCCCATATTTTAATAGAATTCCTGATGCAACTTTAATTGCAAATCAAGGCGAAAAGTATGATTATTTGGCTGCTACACGAGGTGAAGATTATGCTTTAATTTATACCTACAATGCCCGAAACATATCTATAAATATGGGTAAAATTAAAGGCGAAGAAGTTGAAGCTTCATGGTACAATCCTAAAAATGGAGCGATTACTAAAGTCGGAACTTTTAAGAATGAAGGTATTCAGGAATTTAAGCCATCGGGAGAACCAATTGATGGTAATGACTGGGTATTAATTTTAACTTCTAAACAATAG